From the genome of Lentisphaerota bacterium:
GATTAACAGGTTTTTTCGGGGTGGGGGGGGGGGGTGGGGTGGGGATGGGGGGGGCGGTAGGTGCGGGTCTTGCGTTTGAACTGGAGGCTTTCGGCGCCGAAGTTGATGAGGAGGCCGGTCTCGACACCGGTGGCGGTGAGGTAGTGAACGAGTTGCACCTCGTGGGCGGCGCACAGGTTCTGGACGGCCTTGTTCTCGATGAGAATGCGGTCTTCAATCAGCATGTCGGCAGAGAAGTCGCCGACGGGGATACCGTCGTAGGTGACTTGGATCGGATGCTCGCAGCAGGTTTTGAGGCCGGCGCGTTGCAGCTCGTAGGCCAGTGCCTTCTGGTAGACGGACTCCAGAAAGCCGGGTCCGAGCGTCCGATGGACGGCCATTGCGCAGCCGATGATCCTCTGCGTTAGCGCCTCGTCTTCCATGCCCAGGTCCTTTCAACGGAGATTTTTCTGACAGGATTAGCAGGATTTGACAGGATTAGCCGGCTGCCACAATCCTGCAAAATCCTGTCAATCCTGTCCAACTATTCTCTTCATCCTTTCAATCCAAAGCGGCGGGCGAGGTTTTCGGGGATGGCCTCGTGTTGCACGTGACTGGAGCGGATGTGCTGCTGGAGCGTTTCCGGTTGCCACGAGTAGAGGGTGACAGCGGCGCTGGCCTGCACAGTCTGCCGCAAAGCGGGGACGATCTTCGGTTTGAAGCGCGGCACGTAGATCAGCGCGGCGTCCGCGTCACCGGCAACGAGGAAGTCGGATTCCGCGTACGGTTCGAGAGTTTCGCGGTGAATCATCTGCAAGGCTGTCCAAACCTGCGGGTGCTCGATTTCCACCAGGCGACCGGGGGCAACGCGGCGAGACCGCAGATAGGCGAAGTTGCCGCCAAGGCCCGGCGTTTCGCCGTAGCCTTCGATCACGCGCCGCACGCGCTTCGCGCACACATCACGGCACAGGTTCTTGTCCGGTTCGTCCGCCGTCGCCTCGGTGTTCGACACGAGGATGAAGCGGCGGTTGCCGTTGTCCTCGGCGTTGAGTTTCAGAACGGCGTGCGCCGTTGTGCCGGAACCGGCGAAGAAGTCGAGAACGATGTCTTCCGGTCCGGTGGCGATGCGAAGGATTCGCTCGATGAGACCAGTTGGTTTGGGTGTTGAAAAGGTCCGGGCGTCATCCGGTAGTAGTGTTAGAAGTTCCTTTTTCGCCGTGTCGTTGTGACCAACCTCGTCGAATGTCCACCATGTTGTTGGAACCACGCCATCGCCGTGTCGTAGCATTTGTTTGTATCGTTTGAATGCGGGTACTTTGCCCTTTCCGTCCTTGCCCCAGTAGATCAGACCTTCTCCTTCATTCCGTTGGTGTTCATCTCTCGAATATGCCCAAACACGAGTGCGTTTAGGCCAGACTTCTTCTCCGGTTGTTGGGTTGGTAACTGCGTAGAACAGATTCGGGCGTTCTTCGGCGCTCTTATTGCAGGTGTAGTCACTGCACCTGAAGATCCCCTTCTCGTCCTCGTACTTGTACTGGCGGTCCTTATCCTCACCGCGTGGCAGCAGATTCCTTTGCCACATCTCCGAAAGACGGTAGACGAGGACAAACTCGTGCATCGGTGCGATGGTCTTGTGGTCGTTGGAAGATGAATACTTCTTCTGCCAGATGCAGTTGGCGACGAATGCGTTCGGGCCGAAAACCTTCTGCATCAGAAGGCCGAGTGCGTGTACCTCGTTGTCGTCGATTGACACGAAGATCGCGCCGTCTTCGCGCAGCAGGTCCTTCGCCAGCAAGAGGCGCTGGTACATGAACTCGCACCACATGGAGTGGCGCCAATTGTCGTTGGCGTCCACGAAGCGGTCGTTGTAGACGAAGTCGCGGTTGCCGGTGTTGTAGGGCGGGTCGATGTAGATGCACTTGACGCGGCCGGCATGGGTCATGCGCAGGTAGCGGAGGGCGTCGAAATTGTCACCCTCGATGATGAGGTTGCGCCAGGGGGCGGCGCCGGCGGAGTGGTCCGGCACGAGGTCGAGCGCGACGAAGTCGGAGTTGAGGGCCTTGTCGCGGTCAATCTCGTTGGCCTCCCAGACGAGGCCGAAGCGGGTGGCGTCCCGGCGGTCACGCGCGGCGAGCAGGCGGATAAGCTCGTCCTTGGACAGGTGGTCGTATTTCGACATTCGGGGCTATCTCCGGAAAAGGCGGCATCAGGGAAACTGCGAACGGCGAAAGAATAGCAAATATTTTCAGAACTGTGTGAAAAGGATGATGCGGTTGGTGATCCGATCACAAACGAAACGGCCGGATGCGGAGGCATCCGGCCGTCGTTTTTCGAACCTGCTGTCGTTCGTCTACGCCTGGGCGGCGGCGGGTTCTGCCGCGGCTGCGGCGGCGGGCAGGGTGACCCACTCGATCAGGGCCATCTCGGCGTTGTCGCCGCGGCGCTGGCCGATCTTGACGATGCGGGTATAGCCGCCGGGGCGGTCGGCCATCACCGGGGCGACGGCATCGAAGAGCTTCTGCACGGCCTCGGGGCTGTTCAGGCGCGATGCGGCCAGGCGGCGCGCGGACAGCGTGCCCTTGCGCGCCAGCGTGACGATTTTCTCGGCGTCACGCCGAGTCTGCTTGGCCTTTGGCAGCGTCGTCTGGATGCGATCCCGGAGGATCAGGTTGACGACAAGCGAACGCAGGAGCTGCTCGCGGTGAGACGAACTCCGGCCGAATTTCTTGGCTACTTTGCGGTGGCGCATGATGATTCCACTCCGACGGCGGCGCTCGATGCCGCGCGATCAAACATATTGTTGCTGTTACTCTTCAAAACTCCACATGACCCATTGCCTGGGGGTCCGGTTCGTCTCTCGGTTACTCTTCCGGAAGCGCTTCCGGCAGTGGCGTTGCACGCGCTTCCGGCCGGGGCGCCAGCAGGTTGGGGTCGAATTTGAATCCCAGGCACAGACCCAATTCGACCAGCTTGTCCTTGATCTCGTTCAGCGACTTCTTTCCGAAATTGCGATACTTCAGCATGTCCGCCTCGGTCTTGCCCGCCAGCTCGCCCACGGAGGTGATGTTAGCGTTGTTCAGGCAGTTGGCGGCGCGGACGCTGAGTTCGATCTCGTTGACGCTCATGTTGAGGACTTTGCGCAGACGGTCGCGCTCCTCGTCGACCTTCCGCTCGGACTCCTCAAACTCGACGATTTCCTCGCTGTAGTCCACGAACACATCGAGGTGATGGCGCAGGATCGCGGCGGCGGTCTTCAGCGCCTCATCGGGGGCGACGCGGCCATCGGTCCAGATGTCGAGGACGAGCTTCTCGTAGTCGATCCGCTGGCCCACGCGGGTGTTCTCGACCGTGTAGTTGACGCGCGTCACGGGCGAGAAGATGCTGTCGATCGGAATGCGTCCGATCTCCTGTTCATCCTCCTTGTTCAACGCGGCCGGGAAGAAACCGCGGCCGGTGCGGATCTCGACCTCCATGTCGATTTCGCCGTCGCTGTCGAGCGTGGCGATGGGCTGTGTCGGATTGAGCACCTCGACGCTGTTGTCCACCTCGAAGTCACAGGCGGTGATGACGCACGGTCCTTTCCGGCGAAGGGCAATCCAGCGCGGCGCGCGGGTATAGCTCTTGAGCAGCACGCGCTTGAGGTTGAGGATGATATCGGTGACATCCTCGCTCACGCCCGGCAGCGCGCAGAACTCATGGCTGGCACCGCGAATGCGCACCGAGGTGATCGCCACACCCTCGATCGAGGAGAGCAGCACCCGGCGCAGCGCGTTGCCGACCGTACGGGCGTATCCCACCTCAAACGGCTCAGCCACAAAACGGGCGTACGTGGGGGTCTCGCCTTTTTCTTCCTTCAACACCCGCTTGGGTATTTCAAAACGACTCAAACGAATCGGCATGTCTGGCGTCCTTTCCGGCGCGCCCGGCCCCTTCAGGCGGCGGCGCCGTAACAGCATATGCGCTTAACGCGAATAC
Proteins encoded in this window:
- a CDS encoding DNA-directed RNA polymerase subunit alpha — translated: MPIRLSRFEIPKRVLKEEKGETPTYARFVAEPFEVGYARTVGNALRRVLLSSIEGVAITSVRIRGASHEFCALPGVSEDVTDIILNLKRVLLKSYTRAPRWIALRRKGPCVITACDFEVDNSVEVLNPTQPIATLDSDGEIDMEVEIRTGRGFFPAALNKEDEQEIGRIPIDSIFSPVTRVNYTVENTRVGQRIDYEKLVLDIWTDGRVAPDEALKTAAAILRHHLDVFVDYSEEIVEFEESERKVDEERDRLRKVLNMSVNEIELSVRAANCLNNANITSVGELAGKTEADMLKYRNFGKKSLNEIKDKLVELGLCLGFKFDPNLLAPRPEARATPLPEALPEE
- a CDS encoding 50S ribosomal protein L17 — encoded protein: MRHRKVAKKFGRSSSHREQLLRSLVVNLILRDRIQTTLPKAKQTRRDAEKIVTLARKGTLSARRLAASRLNSPEAVQKLFDAVAPVMADRPGGYTRIVKIGQRRGDNAEMALIEWVTLPAAAAAAEPAAAQA
- a CDS encoding site-specific DNA-methyltransferase — encoded protein: MSKYDHLSKDELIRLLAARDRRDATRFGLVWEANEIDRDKALNSDFVALDLVPDHSAGAAPWRNLIIEGDNFDALRYLRMTHAGRVKCIYIDPPYNTGNRDFVYNDRFVDANDNWRHSMWCEFMYQRLLLAKDLLREDGAIFVSIDDNEVHALGLLMQKVFGPNAFVANCIWQKKYSSSNDHKTIAPMHEFVLVYRLSEMWQRNLLPRGEDKDRQYKYEDEKGIFRCSDYTCNKSAEERPNLFYAVTNPTTGEEVWPKRTRVWAYSRDEHQRNEGEGLIYWGKDGKGKVPAFKRYKQMLRHGDGVVPTTWWTFDEVGHNDTAKKELLTLLPDDARTFSTPKPTGLIERILRIATGPEDIVLDFFAGSGTTAHAVLKLNAEDNGNRRFILVSNTEATADEPDKNLCRDVCAKRVRRVIEGYGETPGLGGNFAYLRSRRVAPGRLVEIEHPQVWTALQMIHRETLEPYAESDFLVAGDADAALIYVPRFKPKIVPALRQTVQASAAVTLYSWQPETLQQHIRSSHVQHEAIPENLARRFGLKG
- a CDS encoding GxxExxY protein encodes the protein MEDEALTQRIIGCAMAVHRTLGPGFLESVYQKALAYELQRAGLKTCCEHPIQVTYDGIPVGDFSADMLIEDRILIENKAVQNLCAAHEVQLVHYLTATGVETGLLINFGAESLQFKRKTRTYRPPHPHPTPPPHPEKTC